A DNA window from Arachis hypogaea cultivar Tifrunner chromosome 18, arahy.Tifrunner.gnm2.J5K5, whole genome shotgun sequence contains the following coding sequences:
- the LOC112769323 gene encoding uncharacterized protein isoform X2, whose amino-acid sequence MDARKRNPSPSPVRVLIRPPHSPSPPPLPPPSSSDHQPPAPPRSDGVVVVGVIARRHDDSAQLLNRLVDSNVFGSGSLDEPLLLHDDDAREWFKSRRISYFRDRDNGILFLQFCSTRCPVIHGFEDPAPGFDSVAEEHEFGDLQGTLFMFSVCHVIVYIQEGSHFNTKILRNFRVLQAAKHAMVPFVRSQATLSQATTPPLPSRSHSMSSPLQPSTSGNSSSSPGQCIPVILFVFVDDFSSLSNSSTNGEDTSDASSLSQSSSLNTVAKTNLPAKGSGSVVVLARPASRSEGGFRKKLQSSLEAQIRFLIKKCRTLSGSEINHSGVRGATPVSAPLFSLDASRAVILLDQFSNKKGESLDFASGLVEDVLNGKATSDSLLLETHGQSSSKEDLISLKEFIYRQADILRGRGGPVNTNSGSAAGVGMVAVAAAAAAASAASGKTYTTPDLPNFEVWLTSSNHILSRVLCAKGGCLDELEMIKRKPRPRNTALPAAEGFLKGTNTFDVAVSWLQSGRGLNTKFSTSWCQKAIPTAKEIYLKDLPPCYPTSQHEAHLEKALHAFHAMVKGPAVQHFAKNLEEECTSIWKSGRQLCDAVSLTGKPCMHQRHDVEIGNLDSGDSHKPHSSGYFFLHACACGRSRQLRPDPFDFESADAICFSDCDELLPAVKLPEVKSVGPIQSSSWSLLRIGGARYYEPSKGLIQSGFCATQKFLLKWTVYLEKQKRPNGLTESTGKQDSVILPPKVEHIADAKKTGVRQPYPAVLNGAEDHKTSLENIKPDDKKISFGRGIPMPKMRKPFSEVVAGSVAADSGFPPLQQKKLPISGSEKGTKQSNPSNQIAERVNTATDHQLSQKSQDISFTQGPVDSNGNNSNRGSDPFLKIGSNVVPVHMNGGERSQSHSYAKNVMVYVGFEHECPHGHRFLLNADHLTELGSLYSFSEESRRSSSMDPTGRNQVYHAKVSKNASWGKVHRRSNEIHGAFINKERDVAKSSEMIANGDLTSDGLIYTSIPPNEHNLASVAELAKAPNHAKEFGRDLQAINMDGDDLAFSMLNRNLPIYMICPHCRNSRNKKDTPKVKFASGISQLKRIFMVTPPFPVILATCPNIQFETSCLPMSVPDRERKLQFSLGCQVILPPESFLTLKLPFVYGVQLDNGNKHPLNPFEIQPEMTAWITKGTVLQILSKGINDEGYQTQ is encoded by the exons ATGGACGCGCGAAAACGGAACCCTTCTCCCTCTCCAGTTCGTGTTCTCATCCGCCCTCCTCATTCCCCTTCACCGCCGCCGCTGCCTCCGCCTTCCTCCTCCGACCACCAACCTCCAGCTCCCCCTCGCTCCGACGGAGTCGTCGTCGTCGGCGTCATCGCCCGCCGCCACGATGACTCCGCCCAACTCCTCAACCGCCTCGTCGACTCTAACGTCTTCGGCTCCGGCAGCCTCGACGAGCCGCTGCTCCTCCACGATGACGACGCCAGGGAGTGGTTTAAAAGCAGGAGAATCAGTTATTTCCGCGACCGCGATAACGGGATTCTGTTCCTGCAGTTCTGCTCCACGCGCTGCCCCGTGATTCATGGATTCGAAGACCCCGCGCCGGGATTTGATTCTGTTGCGGAGGAGCACGAGTTCGGCGACCTCCAGGGAACGCTTTTCATGTTCTCT GTTTGCCATGTTATCGTATATATTCAGGAGGGGTCACATTTTAATACTAAGATTTTGAGGAATTTTCGTGTACTACAAGCAGCCAAGCATGCTATGGTTCCGTTCGTAAGATCCCAAGCTACACTATCGCAGGCTACTACGCCGCCATTACCGTCCCGCTCACATTCGATGTCATCCCCTTTGCAACCTTCCACGTCGGGAAACAGTTCTTCTTCTCCAG GACAGTGCATACCTGTCATACTGTTTGTATTTGTGGATGATTTCTCTAGTTTATCCAATTCAAGCACAAATGGGGAGGACACTTCTGATGCCTCTTCTCTTAGTCAGTCTTCAAGTTTGAATACAGTGGCCAAAACAAACTTGCCTGCAAAAGGTTCTGGTTCAGTAGTTGTGCTGGCACGCCCCGCAAGTCGATCTGAAGGTGGATTTAGGAAGAAACTACAGTCTTCACTTGAAGCACAAATTCGTTTTCTGATTAAGAAATGCCGTACCTTATCAGGTTCTGAAATAAATCACTCTGGTGTGAGAGGGGCTACCCCAGTCTCTGCACCTTTGTTCTCACTTGATGCATCGAGAGCAGTTATATTGTTAGATCAGTTTTCTAATAAAAAAGGTGAATCTCTTGACTTTGCCAGTGGACTTGTTGAAGATGTGTTAAATGGGAAAGCAACATCCGATTCCCTCCTGTTGGAAACCCATGGGCAAAGTTCAAGCAAAGAAGATTTAATATCTCTTAAAGAGTTCATTTACAGGCAAGCTGATATTTTGAGAGGGAGAGGGGGACCAGTCAATACCAACAGTGGCTCAGCTGCAGGTGTTGGTATGGTTGCAGTCGCTGCTGCTGCAGCTGCTGCCTCAGCTGCATCAGGGAAAACATACACTACTCCGGATCTTCCAAATTTTGAAGTTTGGTTAACTTCTAGTAATCATATTTTGAGCAGAGTTCTCTGTGCAAAAGGGGGTTGCTTGGATGAATTGGAAATGATTAAAAGAAAACCCCGTCCAAGGAACACTGCCTTACCAGCGGCAGAAGGATTTTTGAAGGGCACAAATACTTTTGATGTTGCAGTATCTTGGTTGCAAAGTGGTAGAGGGCTGAACACTAAATTTTCGACTTCATGGTGCCAAAAAGCCATTCCAACTGCAAAGGAGATTTATTTGAAGGACTTACCTCCTTGTTATCCTACTTCACAACATGAAGCCCATTTAGAGAAGGCTTTACATGCGTTTCACGCAATGGTCAAAGGACCTGCAGTGCAACACTTTGCAAAAAATTTGGAAGAGGAGTGCACCTCCATTTGGAAATCCGGAAGGCAATTGTGTGATGCTGTTAGTTTGACAGGCAAACCATGCATGCACCAAAGACATGATGTTGAGATTGGTAATTTAGATTCAGGAGATTCACACAAGCCACATTCCAGTGGCTATTTTTTCCTTCATGCGTGTGCTTGTGGACGTTCTCGACAGTTACGTCCTGATCCCTTTGATTTTGAATCAGCTGATGCTATTTGCTTTTCTGACTGTGATGAGCTACTTCCTGCAGTCAAACTACCAGAAGTAAAATCTGTGGGACCTATTCAATCTTCTTCTTGGAGTTTGCTTCGTATTGGGGGTGCAAGATACTATGAACCTTCTAAAGGCTTAATTCAGAGTGGGTTTTGTGCCACTCAAAAGTTTCTTTTGAAGTGGACAGTATACCTAGAGAAACAGAAAAGACCAAATGGTTTGACAGAGAGCACAGGAAAGCAAGATTCTGTAATTCTGCCACCCAAGGTTGAACATATTGCAGATGCAAAGAAAACTGGAGTCAGACAACCCTATCCAGCTGTCCTGAATGGAGCAGAAGATCATAAAACATCGTTAGAAAATATAAAGCCTGatgataaaaagataagtttTGGTAGAGGAATTCCTATGCCCAAAATGAGAAAACCTTTTTCTGAGGTTGTTGCTGGATCAGTGGCTGCTGATTCAGGATTCCCTCCTCTCCAGCAAAAGAAATTGCCTATATCAGGTTCAGAGAAGGGTACAAAGCAAAGTAATCCCAGTAATCAGATCGCAGAACGAGTTAATACAGCTACTGATCATCAGTTATCTCAAAAATCTCAAGATATATCATTTACTCAGGGACCCGTTGATAGTAATGGCAATAATAGCAACAGAGGTAGTGATCCATTCTTAAAGATAGGTAGCAACGTGGTGCCTGTACACATGAACGGTGGTGAGAGGAGCCAATCACATTCTTATGCAAAGAATGTGATGGTGTATGTTGGCTTTGAGCATGAGTGCCCCCATGGGCATCGTTTCCTGTTAAATGCAGACCATCTAACCGAACTTGGATCTTTATATTCTTTCTCCGAAGAATCTCGCAGATCTTCTTCTATGGACCCTACTGGCAGAAATCAGGTTTATCATGCTAAAGTCAGCAAGAATGCTTCCTGGGGCAAAGTGCATCGACGCTCAAATGAAATTCATGGTGCTTTCATAAATAAGGAAAGAGATGTGGCCAAATCAAGTGAAATGATTGCTAACGGTGATTTGACTTCAGATGGACTAATATATACTTCCATTCCACCAAATGAACACAATTTGGCATCCGTGGCTGAGTTGGCAAAGGCCCCAAATCATGCAAAAGAATTTGGGAGGGATCTTCAAGCTATTAATATGGATGGTGATGATCTTGCATTCTCGATGTTGAACCGCAACTTGCCTATCTACATGATCTGTCCGCACTGCAGGAATTCTAGGAATAAGAAAGATACACCAAAGGTTAAGTTTGCCAGTGGTATCTCACAGCTTAAGAGAATATTCATG GTTACACCTCCATTTCCTGTGATCCTAGCAACATGCCCTAACATACAATTCGAG ACATCATGCCTACCTATGTCAGTTCCAGATCGTGAACGGAAATTGCAGTTCAGCCTTGGATGTCAAGTGATCTTACCACCAGAGAGTTTCCTTACCCTTAAATTACCATTTGTGTATGGTGTGCAGCTTGATAATGGAAACAAGCATCCTCTTAACCCCTTTGAAATACAACCAGAAATGACTGCCTGGATTACCAAGGGTACAGTACTGCAGATCTTGTCCAAGGGGATAAATGATGAGGGCTATCAAACACAGTAA
- the LOC112769323 gene encoding uncharacterized protein isoform X1 — protein sequence MDARKRNPSPSPVRVLIRPPHSPSPPPLPPPSSSDHQPPAPPRSDGVVVVGVIARRHDDSAQLLNRLVDSNVFGSGSLDEPLLLHDDDAREWFKSRRISYFRDRDNGILFLQFCSTRCPVIHGFEDPAPGFDSVAEEHEFGDLQGTLFMFSVCHVIVYIQEGSHFNTKILRNFRVLQAAKHAMVPFVRSQATLSQATTPPLPSRSHSMSSPLQPSTSGNSSSSPGRGGGNLSRNASAISLMSGLGSYPSLFPGQCIPVILFVFVDDFSSLSNSSTNGEDTSDASSLSQSSSLNTVAKTNLPAKGSGSVVVLARPASRSEGGFRKKLQSSLEAQIRFLIKKCRTLSGSEINHSGVRGATPVSAPLFSLDASRAVILLDQFSNKKGESLDFASGLVEDVLNGKATSDSLLLETHGQSSSKEDLISLKEFIYRQADILRGRGGPVNTNSGSAAGVGMVAVAAAAAAASAASGKTYTTPDLPNFEVWLTSSNHILSRVLCAKGGCLDELEMIKRKPRPRNTALPAAEGFLKGTNTFDVAVSWLQSGRGLNTKFSTSWCQKAIPTAKEIYLKDLPPCYPTSQHEAHLEKALHAFHAMVKGPAVQHFAKNLEEECTSIWKSGRQLCDAVSLTGKPCMHQRHDVEIGNLDSGDSHKPHSSGYFFLHACACGRSRQLRPDPFDFESADAICFSDCDELLPAVKLPEVKSVGPIQSSSWSLLRIGGARYYEPSKGLIQSGFCATQKFLLKWTVYLEKQKRPNGLTESTGKQDSVILPPKVEHIADAKKTGVRQPYPAVLNGAEDHKTSLENIKPDDKKISFGRGIPMPKMRKPFSEVVAGSVAADSGFPPLQQKKLPISGSEKGTKQSNPSNQIAERVNTATDHQLSQKSQDISFTQGPVDSNGNNSNRGSDPFLKIGSNVVPVHMNGGERSQSHSYAKNVMVYVGFEHECPHGHRFLLNADHLTELGSLYSFSEESRRSSSMDPTGRNQVYHAKVSKNASWGKVHRRSNEIHGAFINKERDVAKSSEMIANGDLTSDGLIYTSIPPNEHNLASVAELAKAPNHAKEFGRDLQAINMDGDDLAFSMLNRNLPIYMICPHCRNSRNKKDTPKVKFASGISQLKRIFMVTPPFPVILATCPNIQFETSCLPMSVPDRERKLQFSLGCQVILPPESFLTLKLPFVYGVQLDNGNKHPLNPFEIQPEMTAWITKGTVLQILSKGINDEGYQTQ from the exons ATGGACGCGCGAAAACGGAACCCTTCTCCCTCTCCAGTTCGTGTTCTCATCCGCCCTCCTCATTCCCCTTCACCGCCGCCGCTGCCTCCGCCTTCCTCCTCCGACCACCAACCTCCAGCTCCCCCTCGCTCCGACGGAGTCGTCGTCGTCGGCGTCATCGCCCGCCGCCACGATGACTCCGCCCAACTCCTCAACCGCCTCGTCGACTCTAACGTCTTCGGCTCCGGCAGCCTCGACGAGCCGCTGCTCCTCCACGATGACGACGCCAGGGAGTGGTTTAAAAGCAGGAGAATCAGTTATTTCCGCGACCGCGATAACGGGATTCTGTTCCTGCAGTTCTGCTCCACGCGCTGCCCCGTGATTCATGGATTCGAAGACCCCGCGCCGGGATTTGATTCTGTTGCGGAGGAGCACGAGTTCGGCGACCTCCAGGGAACGCTTTTCATGTTCTCT GTTTGCCATGTTATCGTATATATTCAGGAGGGGTCACATTTTAATACTAAGATTTTGAGGAATTTTCGTGTACTACAAGCAGCCAAGCATGCTATGGTTCCGTTCGTAAGATCCCAAGCTACACTATCGCAGGCTACTACGCCGCCATTACCGTCCCGCTCACATTCGATGTCATCCCCTTTGCAACCTTCCACGTCGGGAAACAGTTCTTCTTCTCCAGGTAGAGGTGGTGGTAACTTGAGTCGCAATGCTTCGGCCATATCTCTCATGTCAGGATTAGGTTCTTATCCTTCTTTGTTTCCAGGACAGTGCATACCTGTCATACTGTTTGTATTTGTGGATGATTTCTCTAGTTTATCCAATTCAAGCACAAATGGGGAGGACACTTCTGATGCCTCTTCTCTTAGTCAGTCTTCAAGTTTGAATACAGTGGCCAAAACAAACTTGCCTGCAAAAGGTTCTGGTTCAGTAGTTGTGCTGGCACGCCCCGCAAGTCGATCTGAAGGTGGATTTAGGAAGAAACTACAGTCTTCACTTGAAGCACAAATTCGTTTTCTGATTAAGAAATGCCGTACCTTATCAGGTTCTGAAATAAATCACTCTGGTGTGAGAGGGGCTACCCCAGTCTCTGCACCTTTGTTCTCACTTGATGCATCGAGAGCAGTTATATTGTTAGATCAGTTTTCTAATAAAAAAGGTGAATCTCTTGACTTTGCCAGTGGACTTGTTGAAGATGTGTTAAATGGGAAAGCAACATCCGATTCCCTCCTGTTGGAAACCCATGGGCAAAGTTCAAGCAAAGAAGATTTAATATCTCTTAAAGAGTTCATTTACAGGCAAGCTGATATTTTGAGAGGGAGAGGGGGACCAGTCAATACCAACAGTGGCTCAGCTGCAGGTGTTGGTATGGTTGCAGTCGCTGCTGCTGCAGCTGCTGCCTCAGCTGCATCAGGGAAAACATACACTACTCCGGATCTTCCAAATTTTGAAGTTTGGTTAACTTCTAGTAATCATATTTTGAGCAGAGTTCTCTGTGCAAAAGGGGGTTGCTTGGATGAATTGGAAATGATTAAAAGAAAACCCCGTCCAAGGAACACTGCCTTACCAGCGGCAGAAGGATTTTTGAAGGGCACAAATACTTTTGATGTTGCAGTATCTTGGTTGCAAAGTGGTAGAGGGCTGAACACTAAATTTTCGACTTCATGGTGCCAAAAAGCCATTCCAACTGCAAAGGAGATTTATTTGAAGGACTTACCTCCTTGTTATCCTACTTCACAACATGAAGCCCATTTAGAGAAGGCTTTACATGCGTTTCACGCAATGGTCAAAGGACCTGCAGTGCAACACTTTGCAAAAAATTTGGAAGAGGAGTGCACCTCCATTTGGAAATCCGGAAGGCAATTGTGTGATGCTGTTAGTTTGACAGGCAAACCATGCATGCACCAAAGACATGATGTTGAGATTGGTAATTTAGATTCAGGAGATTCACACAAGCCACATTCCAGTGGCTATTTTTTCCTTCATGCGTGTGCTTGTGGACGTTCTCGACAGTTACGTCCTGATCCCTTTGATTTTGAATCAGCTGATGCTATTTGCTTTTCTGACTGTGATGAGCTACTTCCTGCAGTCAAACTACCAGAAGTAAAATCTGTGGGACCTATTCAATCTTCTTCTTGGAGTTTGCTTCGTATTGGGGGTGCAAGATACTATGAACCTTCTAAAGGCTTAATTCAGAGTGGGTTTTGTGCCACTCAAAAGTTTCTTTTGAAGTGGACAGTATACCTAGAGAAACAGAAAAGACCAAATGGTTTGACAGAGAGCACAGGAAAGCAAGATTCTGTAATTCTGCCACCCAAGGTTGAACATATTGCAGATGCAAAGAAAACTGGAGTCAGACAACCCTATCCAGCTGTCCTGAATGGAGCAGAAGATCATAAAACATCGTTAGAAAATATAAAGCCTGatgataaaaagataagtttTGGTAGAGGAATTCCTATGCCCAAAATGAGAAAACCTTTTTCTGAGGTTGTTGCTGGATCAGTGGCTGCTGATTCAGGATTCCCTCCTCTCCAGCAAAAGAAATTGCCTATATCAGGTTCAGAGAAGGGTACAAAGCAAAGTAATCCCAGTAATCAGATCGCAGAACGAGTTAATACAGCTACTGATCATCAGTTATCTCAAAAATCTCAAGATATATCATTTACTCAGGGACCCGTTGATAGTAATGGCAATAATAGCAACAGAGGTAGTGATCCATTCTTAAAGATAGGTAGCAACGTGGTGCCTGTACACATGAACGGTGGTGAGAGGAGCCAATCACATTCTTATGCAAAGAATGTGATGGTGTATGTTGGCTTTGAGCATGAGTGCCCCCATGGGCATCGTTTCCTGTTAAATGCAGACCATCTAACCGAACTTGGATCTTTATATTCTTTCTCCGAAGAATCTCGCAGATCTTCTTCTATGGACCCTACTGGCAGAAATCAGGTTTATCATGCTAAAGTCAGCAAGAATGCTTCCTGGGGCAAAGTGCATCGACGCTCAAATGAAATTCATGGTGCTTTCATAAATAAGGAAAGAGATGTGGCCAAATCAAGTGAAATGATTGCTAACGGTGATTTGACTTCAGATGGACTAATATATACTTCCATTCCACCAAATGAACACAATTTGGCATCCGTGGCTGAGTTGGCAAAGGCCCCAAATCATGCAAAAGAATTTGGGAGGGATCTTCAAGCTATTAATATGGATGGTGATGATCTTGCATTCTCGATGTTGAACCGCAACTTGCCTATCTACATGATCTGTCCGCACTGCAGGAATTCTAGGAATAAGAAAGATACACCAAAGGTTAAGTTTGCCAGTGGTATCTCACAGCTTAAGAGAATATTCATG GTTACACCTCCATTTCCTGTGATCCTAGCAACATGCCCTAACATACAATTCGAG ACATCATGCCTACCTATGTCAGTTCCAGATCGTGAACGGAAATTGCAGTTCAGCCTTGGATGTCAAGTGATCTTACCACCAGAGAGTTTCCTTACCCTTAAATTACCATTTGTGTATGGTGTGCAGCTTGATAATGGAAACAAGCATCCTCTTAACCCCTTTGAAATACAACCAGAAATGACTGCCTGGATTACCAAGGGTACAGTACTGCAGATCTTGTCCAAGGGGATAAATGATGAGGGCTATCAAACACAGTAA
- the LOC112772458 gene encoding superoxide dismutase [Cu-Zn], chloroplastic isoform X1, with protein sequence MQEAALAAMAAHTVLSAASSPLQLPLFPTNSITAIAANTKKAVAVLRGTSPVEGIVTLTQQFNGSTTVNVRVTGLTPGPHGFHLHEYGDTTKGCVSTGPHFNPNKMKHGAPGDQIRHAGDLGNIVANADGVAEATIVDNQIPLIGPNSVVGRALVVHELEDDLGKGGKELSLSTGNAGGRLACGVVGLTPE encoded by the exons ATGCAAGAGGCTGCATTGGCCGCCATGGCCGCCCACACTGTTCTCTCAGCTGCTTCCTCCCCACTCCAGCTTCCTCTCTTTCCTACCAACTCCATCACCGCCATCGCCGCCAACACCAAGAAAGCCGTTGCCGTCCTCAGGGGCACTTCCCCCGTCGAAGGCATTGTCACCCTCACTCAACAATTCAATG GTTCAACAACTGTTAATGTTCGTGTTACTGGCCTTACTCCTGGGCCTCATGGTTTTCACCTA CATGAGTATGGTGATACCACCAAAGGTTGTGTATCAACTG GACCACATTTTAATCCTAATAAGATGAAACATGGTGCTCCGGGAGATCAAATTCGCCATGCGGGTGACCTGGGAAACATAGTTGCTAATGCAGATG GAGTTGCAGAAGCAACAATTGTCGACAATCAG ATACCACTGATTGGCCCCAATTCAGTAGTTGGAAGAGCCTTGGTGGTTCATGAGCTTGAGGATGACCTTGGAAAAG GTGGGAAGGAACTCAGCTTGAGCACTGGAAATGCTGGTGGAAGATTGGCATGTG GGGTTGTTGGTCTGACTCCAGAGTGA
- the LOC112772458 gene encoding superoxide dismutase [Cu-Zn], chloroplastic isoform X2, whose amino-acid sequence MQEAALAAMAAHTVLSAASSPLQLPLFPTNSITAIAANTKKAVAVLRGTSPVEGIVTLTQQFNGPHFNPNKMKHGAPGDQIRHAGDLGNIVANADGVAEATIVDNQIPLIGPNSVVGRALVVHELEDDLGKGGKELSLSTGNAGGRLACGVVGLTPE is encoded by the exons ATGCAAGAGGCTGCATTGGCCGCCATGGCCGCCCACACTGTTCTCTCAGCTGCTTCCTCCCCACTCCAGCTTCCTCTCTTTCCTACCAACTCCATCACCGCCATCGCCGCCAACACCAAGAAAGCCGTTGCCGTCCTCAGGGGCACTTCCCCCGTCGAAGGCATTGTCACCCTCACTCAACAATTCAATG GACCACATTTTAATCCTAATAAGATGAAACATGGTGCTCCGGGAGATCAAATTCGCCATGCGGGTGACCTGGGAAACATAGTTGCTAATGCAGATG GAGTTGCAGAAGCAACAATTGTCGACAATCAG ATACCACTGATTGGCCCCAATTCAGTAGTTGGAAGAGCCTTGGTGGTTCATGAGCTTGAGGATGACCTTGGAAAAG GTGGGAAGGAACTCAGCTTGAGCACTGGAAATGCTGGTGGAAGATTGGCATGTG GGGTTGTTGGTCTGACTCCAGAGTGA